One Burkholderia gladioli genomic window, CCGCGCACCTGCTCGATCTTGATTTCCTTGCTCGGCGTGCGGGTCTTCTTGCCGCCCTCGTCCGCGTCAGCCTTGGGCTCGTCGGCAACCGCGCCCGGAGCCTCGCCGGCCAGCGCCTCGGGCAGCACGATCCGGTAGTCGGGGTGATTGCCCTGCTCGAACCAGGTACAGGCCGCGCACTTGCCGCAAGGCTCGCCCTTGGGCAGCGGCGATTCGCACAGGAAACCCTGCGCCAGGTGCTGGGCGAAACGCAGCTTGCCGATGCCGGCCTGGCCGTGCAGCAGCAGCGCGTGCGGCCAGGCCGCGCGCAGCGCCTGCAGGCGGTCCCAGTCCTCGGTTTGCCATGGATAGATCATCGGGTCGGCCCTTTGCGGGTGGATCAGAGCGAAGCCAGCACGCCTTCGAGCTGGCGCTGGATCTGGGCGATCGACTGGCTGGCGTCGACGATCAGGAAGCGATACGGCGCCTCTTCGGCGCGGCGCAGGTACTCGGCGCGCGTGCGCAGGAAGAAGGCGTCGCTTTCCGCCTCGAACTTGTCGGGTGCGCGCGCCGCGCCGCGCCGCTCGCTGGCCACCTCGGGCGGCACGTCGAACAGGATCGTCAGGTCGGGCTGGAAGCCGCCCTGCACCCAGCGCTCCAGCGTTTCCAGCTTGTCGCGCGGCAGGCCGCGGCCGCCGCCCTGGTAGGCGAAGGTCGCGTCGGTGAAG contains:
- the tmk gene encoding dTMP kinase, which codes for MARGKFITFEGIDGAGKTTHLAWFCEQLRAQVAASGRQVVQTREPGGTTLGESLRAVLLEQAMDLETEALLMFASRREHLARVIEPALARGDWVVSDRFTDATFAYQGGGRGLPRDKLETLERWVQGGFQPDLTILFDVPPEVASERRGAARAPDKFEAESDAFFLRTRAEYLRRAEEAPYRFLIVDASQSIAQIQRQLEGVLASL